From the Carya illinoinensis cultivar Pawnee chromosome 4, C.illinoinensisPawnee_v1, whole genome shotgun sequence genome, one window contains:
- the LOC122307728 gene encoding UTP--glucose-1-phosphate uridylyltransferase, which translates to MAAATLSAADVEKLNNLKSAVAGLNQTSENEKTGFINLVARYLSGEAQHVEWSKIQTPTDEVVVPYESLAPSPDDSVETKKLLDKLVVLKLNGGLGTTMGCTGPKSVIEVRNGMTFLDLIVIQIENLNSKYGCNVPLLLMNSFNTHDDTLKIVEKYSSSNIEIHTFNQSQYPRLVLDDFSPLPSKGQTGKDGWYPPGHGDVFPSLKNSGKLDALLSQGKEYVFVANSDNLGAVVDLKILNHLVRNQNEYCMEVTPKTLADVKGGTLISYEGRVQLLEIAQVPDEHVNEFKSIEKFKIFNTNNLWVNLKAIKKLVEADALKMEIIPNPKEVDGVKVLQLETAAGAAIRFFDNAIGINVPRSRFLPVKATSDLLLVQSDLYIFENGFVIRNKARTNPANPSIELGPEFKKVGNFLSRFKSIPSIIELDSLKVTGDVWFGTGVTLKGKVIIVAKPGVKLEIPDGAVLENKEINGPEDL; encoded by the exons ATGGCTGCCGCCACTTTGAGCGCTGCTGATGTCGAGAAGCTCAATAACCTCAAATCTGCTGTCGCTGGACTCAACCAAACCAG CGAGAATGAGAAAACCGGGTTCATCAACCTCGTCGCTCGCTATCTCAG CGGTGAAGCGCAACATGTGGAATGGAGTAAGATCCAGACCCCTACTGATGAAGTAGTGGTTCCTTATGAGAGCTTGGCACCCTCTCCGGATG ATTCTGTGGAGACGAAGAAGCTGTTGGACAAACTTGTTGTGCTAAAGCTTAATGGAGGTCTGGGGACAACAATGGGTTGTACTGGGCCCAA GTCTGTCATTGAAGTTCGGAACGGGATGACATTTCTTGACTTGATTGTCATCCAGATTGAG AATCTCAATTCAAAGTATGGGTGCAATGTTCCATTGCTTCTAATGAATTCATTCAACACTCATGATGATACATTGAAG ATTGTGGAAAAATACTCTAGCTCAAACATTGAAATTCATACTTTTAATCAG AGCCAGTATCCTCGTCTTGTTCTTGATGACTTTAGCCCACTGCCTAGCAAAGGACAGACCGGCAAGGATGGATG GTATCCTCCTGGCCACGGTGATGTCTTCCCATCACTGAAGAACAGTGGCAAACTTGATGCACTATTATCCCAG GGTAAGGAGTATGTGTTTGTTGCCAACTCAGATAATTTGGGTGCCGTTGTTGACTTGA AAATCTTAAATCATTTGGTCCGCAACcagaatgaatattgtatggaAGTGACACCTAAAACCTTGGCCGATGTGAAGGGTGGTACTCTCATTTCATATGAAGGAAGAGTTcag CTTCTGGAAATAGCTCAGGTTCCTGATGAACAT GTCAATGAATTCAAGTCAATAGAGaagttcaaaattttcaatacaAATAACTT GTGGGTTAACTTGAAAGCAATTAAGAAGCTTGTGGAAGCTGATGCATTGAAGATGGAGATTATACCAAACCCAAAG GAAGTGGATGGAGTCAAAGTTCTTCAGCTGGAGACTGCTGCGGGTGCAGCAATCAGG ttctttgatAATGCCATTGGCATCAATGTACCCCGATCTCGATTCCTTCCAGTGAAGGCAACTTCAGATTTGCTTCTTGTCCAG TCTGATCTCTATATTTTCGAGAATGGCTTTGTTATCCGGAATAAAGCCAGGACAAACCCTGCAAATCCTTCTATTGAATTGGGTCCTGAATTTAAGAAG GTTGGCAACTTCTTGAGTCGATTTAAGTCTATTCCCAGCATCATTGAGCTTGATAGCCTTAAGGTGACTGGTGATGTATGGTTTGGTACTGGTGTTACTCTCAAG GGGAAAGTGATAATTGTGGCAAAACCTGGGGTGAAGTTAGAAATACCTGATGGAGCTGTACTTGAAAACAAG GAAATCAATGGCCCTGAGGATCTCTAA
- the LOC122307573 gene encoding protein REVEILLE 1-like isoform X1 has translation MVIQDQSVGILSHSLLRASNGMSLSSGLHSVTGTKLRDQFSCGNSCAPKVRKQYTITKQRERWSEEEHKKFLDALKLYGRSWPQIEEHVGTKTAVQIRSHAQKFFSKVVGDSNGDNISSEPIEIPPPRPKRKPKHPYPRKLIIRPNKETSILKQPIRSASPNISVSEEENQSPTSVLSAIGSCVAGSDAPNDSFSPLSSVASVQSGGLVLLPEPNQSTERSASPSPALMTLSSVSDVQLPTKRELLPKGNACADEGTLEESSPQYLKIFGRTVLVKNSGPPSHGMGTGKSMPADMQDEKFVQALPVNSLPVKSITGNTECVWSHFPHVTHGALSFMQCQKENSNRVEDSTAAHMPWWTFYGGLPFPFLPFHKVGPSKAYVGSDLGEVQDKVQKEGSCTGSNTGSVNDEENGDKCSEAETQSRPIFLGNDNQGGGLVFQLRSSEKTAFSEPRKNPEKCVKGFVPYKRCMTQRDIQSSTITGQEGDEKRIRLCL, from the exons ATGGTTATTCAG GATCAAAGTGTGGGTATTCTATCACATTCTCTTCTTCGGGCAAGCAATGGAATGTCTTTGAGTTCTGGCCTACATTCTGTAACTGGCACCAAACTAAGAGATCAGTTTTCTTGTGGGAATAGTTGTGCTCCCAAG GTAAGGAAACAATACACAATCacaaaacaaagagagagatggtcagAGGAAGAGCATAAAAAGTTTCTTGATGCTTTAAAGCTGTATGGTCGATCTTGGCCACAGATAGAGG AACACGTGGGCACAAAGACTGCAGTTCAGATTCGAAGTCATGCTCAGAAGTTTTTCTCTAAG GTCGTTGGTGACTCTAATGGTGACAACATTAGCTCCGAGCCCATTGAAATTCCTCCTCCTAGACCAAAACGAAAGCCCAAACATCCTTACCCAAGGAAACTTATAATTAGGCCTAATAAAGAAACCTCCATCCTGAAACAGCCAATTAGGTCCGCATCTCCAAATATATCAGTTTCAGAAGAAGAAAACCAATCTCCGACCTCTGTATTATCTGCAATCGGTTCATGTGTAGCGGGTTCAGATGCCCCTAATGACAGCTTCTCCCCTCTTTCATCTGTAGCCAGTGTCCAATCTGGTGGCTTAGTACTACTACCAGAACCTAACCAATCGACCGAGAGAAGTGCATCTCCATCACCAGCTCTAATGACACTGAGTTCAGTTTCGGATGTGCAACTTCCTACG AAACGCGAGTTACTTCCAAAGGGAAATGCCTGTGCTGATGAAGGTACGTTGGAGGAATCGTCACCCCAGTATCTGAAGATTTTTGGAAGGACTGTATTAGTTAAAAATTCTGGGCCACCTTCTCATGGCATGGGGACTGGCAAATCCATGCCAGCCGACATGCAAGACGAAAAATTTGTGCAAGCATTACCAGTGAACAGTCTGCCCGTGAAATCCATAACGGGGAATACGGAATGTGTTTGGAGTCATTTTCCCCATGTCACACATGGTGCCCTCTCTTTCATGCAATGCCAGAAAGAAAACTCAAACCGTGTAGAAGATAGTACAGCTGCTCATATGCCATGGTGGACCTTTTATGGGGGTTTACCATTTCCTTTTCTACCATTCCATAAGGTGGGCCCATCGAAAGCATATGTGGGCTCCGATCTAGGAGAAGTCCAAGATAAAGTTCAGAAGGAAGGGTCCTGTACTGGTTCAAACACTGGATCAGTAAATGATGAGGAAAATGGTGATAAATGTTCAGAAGCTGAGACCCAGAGTCGGCCGATTTTCCTTGGAAATGACAATCAAGGAGGAGGCCTAGTTTTCCAATTAAGATCAAGTGAAAAAACAGCTTTCTCTGAGCCAAGAAAGAACCCTGAAAAGTGTGTGAAAGGGTTTGTACCATACAAAAGATGTATGACACAGAGGGACATCCAGTCCTCAACAATAACAGGTCAAGAGGGGGACGAGAAACGTATCCGACTTTGCTTGTAG
- the LOC122307573 gene encoding protein REVEILLE 1-like isoform X2 — protein sequence MLRSFSLRFTALIPIPILYHSIYFLPITVVGDSNGDNISSEPIEIPPPRPKRKPKHPYPRKLIIRPNKETSILKQPIRSASPNISVSEEENQSPTSVLSAIGSCVAGSDAPNDSFSPLSSVASVQSGGLVLLPEPNQSTERSASPSPALMTLSSVSDVQLPTKRELLPKGNACADEGTLEESSPQYLKIFGRTVLVKNSGPPSHGMGTGKSMPADMQDEKFVQALPVNSLPVKSITGNTECVWSHFPHVTHGALSFMQCQKENSNRVEDSTAAHMPWWTFYGGLPFPFLPFHKVGPSKAYVGSDLGEVQDKVQKEGSCTGSNTGSVNDEENGDKCSEAETQSRPIFLGNDNQGGGLVFQLRSSEKTAFSEPRKNPEKCVKGFVPYKRCMTQRDIQSSTITGQEGDEKRIRLCL from the exons ATGCTCAGAAGTTTTTCTCTAAGGTTTACTGCTCTTATTCCAATACCCATTCTCTACCATAGTATCTACTTCCTACCTATTACA GTCGTTGGTGACTCTAATGGTGACAACATTAGCTCCGAGCCCATTGAAATTCCTCCTCCTAGACCAAAACGAAAGCCCAAACATCCTTACCCAAGGAAACTTATAATTAGGCCTAATAAAGAAACCTCCATCCTGAAACAGCCAATTAGGTCCGCATCTCCAAATATATCAGTTTCAGAAGAAGAAAACCAATCTCCGACCTCTGTATTATCTGCAATCGGTTCATGTGTAGCGGGTTCAGATGCCCCTAATGACAGCTTCTCCCCTCTTTCATCTGTAGCCAGTGTCCAATCTGGTGGCTTAGTACTACTACCAGAACCTAACCAATCGACCGAGAGAAGTGCATCTCCATCACCAGCTCTAATGACACTGAGTTCAGTTTCGGATGTGCAACTTCCTACG AAACGCGAGTTACTTCCAAAGGGAAATGCCTGTGCTGATGAAGGTACGTTGGAGGAATCGTCACCCCAGTATCTGAAGATTTTTGGAAGGACTGTATTAGTTAAAAATTCTGGGCCACCTTCTCATGGCATGGGGACTGGCAAATCCATGCCAGCCGACATGCAAGACGAAAAATTTGTGCAAGCATTACCAGTGAACAGTCTGCCCGTGAAATCCATAACGGGGAATACGGAATGTGTTTGGAGTCATTTTCCCCATGTCACACATGGTGCCCTCTCTTTCATGCAATGCCAGAAAGAAAACTCAAACCGTGTAGAAGATAGTACAGCTGCTCATATGCCATGGTGGACCTTTTATGGGGGTTTACCATTTCCTTTTCTACCATTCCATAAGGTGGGCCCATCGAAAGCATATGTGGGCTCCGATCTAGGAGAAGTCCAAGATAAAGTTCAGAAGGAAGGGTCCTGTACTGGTTCAAACACTGGATCAGTAAATGATGAGGAAAATGGTGATAAATGTTCAGAAGCTGAGACCCAGAGTCGGCCGATTTTCCTTGGAAATGACAATCAAGGAGGAGGCCTAGTTTTCCAATTAAGATCAAGTGAAAAAACAGCTTTCTCTGAGCCAAGAAAGAACCCTGAAAAGTGTGTGAAAGGGTTTGTACCATACAAAAGATGTATGACACAGAGGGACATCCAGTCCTCAACAATAACAGGTCAAGAGGGGGACGAGAAACGTATCCGACTTTGCTTGTAG